The genome window GAATTGCGCGGCAGCGCCACGGTGGACATGACCACCAGCTTCGTGCGCCCGGGGGAAGCCGGCCGGCTCGTCGCCTACGGCAAGTGCTATCACCGCTCCAGCACCATGGCCTTCTGCGAGGCCGAGGTGCGGGACGAAGGCGGCGGGCTGGTGGCCCGTTCCAGTGGGACCTTCAAGTACATCAAGAAACGCGGCGACCAGGGCGTCGATGGCTGAACTGCGTCACCCCCGGCCCCTGGATCCGCAGGTGGCCGACCTCGTGTCGCGGGTGCATCGGGCCAATCGTCCGCCTTACTGGCACTACACGCCGCAGCAGGCGCGCGCCATCCACGAAAAAGCCAGCAAGGTGCTGGAGATCGCCGCGGCCGAGGTGGCCGAGCTGCGCGACCTGCCCATACCGGTAGGTGGCGGAGCCACCATAGGCGCGCGCCTGTATACGGGCATGCAGGCCCCGGATCCGGCGCCGCTGGTGATCTTCGCCCACGGCGGCGGTTTCACCGTAGGCAGCGTGCGGGACTACGACGCGGTCTGCCGCATGCTGGCCAACGGCGCCCGCTGCAAGGTGCTGTCGCTGGACTACCGGCTGGCGCCCGAACACCGCTTTCCCACCGCCGCCGACGACGTCTACGCCGCATGGCGGTGGGCGTTCGAGCGGCATGCGATGCTGGGCATCGATCCGGCCCGGGTGGCGGGGATGGGAGACAGCGCGGGCGGCACGCTCACGGCCCAGGCCGCGCTGCGCGCGCGGGACGATGGGCTGCCGCTGGCGGCGCAGGTGCTGCTGTACCCGGGTACCAGCGCCTGGCAGGACACGGCCTCGCACCGGGCGTATGCCACCGGCTATCTGCTGGACGAGCGGACCATACAGTGGTTCTTCAACCTGTACCTGCGGGACGACGCCGACCGCCTGGACTGGCGCTTCGCGGTGCTGGACGCGCCGGAGTTCGCCGGACTGGCGCCCGCCTTCCTGCAATTGGCGGAGTGCGACCCGCTGGTGGATGAGGGGCTGGAGTACGGGCACAAGCTGGAGGCGGCCCGCGTGCCGGTGCGGATCCAGGTCTACCAGGGCGCCATCCACAGCTTCTACAACATGGGCGGGGCCTTGCGCGTGGCGCGGCAGGCGCACCGCGACTCGGTGGACTATCTGCGCGCGGTGTTCGAGACCTCGAACGCGGCCTGACGCAGCGAGCTGGGAATCAGCAGCCGCGCCTGCTCGGCATTGTCGAAGCCGCGTTCGGCCGCCTCGATGTGGCCGTCGCGCGTGGCCTGAATCACCGTCTGAGCCCGCGTGCCGTAGTCGGGCGTGATGATGAAGGCCGCCGACAGCGCGCGCTCGCGCTCCAGGCTGATGCCGGTGCTGGGCAGTTGCGCGTCTTCGGCGATCGTCGTGTCGCTCAGCATCTGGAGATAGGCCGGCGTGCGGGCTTCGGTGGCCTTGAGCGTGGCCAGCGCGGCGGTCGTGCGTACGACCTTGGGCCAGGGCGTGTCCAGCATCGCGTTCGACAGCCCGTACACGCCCGCCGCCAGCGCCTCGGGCAAGGTGGAGGAATGGCCGCGGCGGTGGGACAGATACCACAGCGACGGTGTCCGCCCGAACAGTTCCCCCACGATCAGGTTGAATCCGTTGAACGGCTCGGCGCGCCGGGCCAGGTCGCGCAGGTAGCTCGCCGGCGTCGAGGCGCCGGCCAGGAAGGCGGACACCAGCCCGCCGCGCGACGGCGCGGCCGGATCGTTTCGGCCCCCCTCGCGATAATTCGTGATCGCGGCGAAGCGTCCCTGCCGCGTGATCCCCATCCAGGTACCGCCCGCGGCCAGGTCGCGTCCGGCCCAGATGTCGGGATGATCCTGCCACCAGTCGGCGGGCGCCGTGGGCCGGGCGTAGAACTCGTCGCGGTTGGCCACCATGAGCAAGGAAGTCGGGCCGCGCGGATCCCAG of Pigmentiphaga sp. H8 contains these proteins:
- a CDS encoding PaaI family thioesterase is translated as MSTTHPTAVTDVPIPFLAWLGAQLIKAEGGQSEVRLDVLPQHCNSWHVCHGGVLMTMLDAAMATAARSLHPELRGSATVDMTTSFVRPGEAGRLVAYGKCYHRSSTMAFCEAEVRDEGGGLVARSSGTFKYIKKRGDQGVDG
- a CDS encoding alpha/beta hydrolase, which encodes MAELRHPRPLDPQVADLVSRVHRANRPPYWHYTPQQARAIHEKASKVLEIAAAEVAELRDLPIPVGGGATIGARLYTGMQAPDPAPLVIFAHGGGFTVGSVRDYDAVCRMLANGARCKVLSLDYRLAPEHRFPTAADDVYAAWRWAFERHAMLGIDPARVAGMGDSAGGTLTAQAALRARDDGLPLAAQVLLYPGTSAWQDTASHRAYATGYLLDERTIQWFFNLYLRDDADRLDWRFAVLDAPEFAGLAPAFLQLAECDPLVDEGLEYGHKLEAARVPVRIQVYQGAIHSFYNMGGALRVARQAHRDSVDYLRAVFETSNAA
- a CDS encoding NRDE family protein, whose translation is MCLMAFAWDPRGPTSLLMVANRDEFYARPTAPADWWQDHPDIWAGRDLAAGGTWMGITRQGRFAAITNYREGGRNDPAAPSRGGLVSAFLAGASTPASYLRDLARRAEPFNGFNLIVGELFGRTPSLWYLSHRRGHSSTLPEALAAGVYGLSNAMLDTPWPKVVRTTAALATLKATEARTPAYLQMLSDTTIAEDAQLPSTGISLERERALSAAFIITPDYGTRAQTVIQATRDGHIEAAERGFDNAEQARLLIPSSLRQAAFEVSNTARR